A single window of Providencia alcalifaciens DNA harbors:
- the kdsA gene encoding 3-deoxy-8-phosphooctulonate synthase yields MQQKVVSIGDIKVANDLPFVLFGGMNVLESRDMAMKVCEHYVTVTQKLGIPYVFKASFDKANRSSIHSYRGPGLDEGLKIFQEIKQTFGVKIITDVHTPEQAQPAAEVVDVIQLPAFLARQTDLVAAMAKTDAVINIKKPQFISPGQIGNIVEKFIEGGNDKIILCDRGANFGYDNLVVDMLGFNVMMQASNGCPVIFDVTHSLQCRDPFGAASGGRRGQVAELARAGMAVGLAGLFLESHPDPDNARCDGPSALPLNKLEPFLQQVKAIDEVVKSFPTLDTNS; encoded by the coding sequence ATGCAACAGAAAGTAGTCAGTATCGGTGATATTAAGGTCGCAAACGATCTGCCATTTGTTCTGTTTGGCGGCATGAACGTACTTGAGTCTCGCGATATGGCGATGAAAGTGTGTGAGCATTATGTCACTGTGACACAAAAATTAGGCATTCCGTATGTATTTAAAGCCTCTTTTGATAAAGCTAACCGATCATCTATTCACTCTTATCGTGGACCAGGTCTGGACGAAGGGCTAAAAATCTTCCAAGAAATCAAACAGACCTTTGGTGTAAAAATCATTACCGATGTTCATACTCCAGAGCAAGCTCAGCCAGCCGCAGAAGTGGTTGATGTTATCCAACTGCCTGCATTCTTAGCACGCCAAACTGACTTAGTTGCGGCGATGGCGAAAACTGATGCGGTGATTAACATCAAAAAACCTCAGTTCATCAGCCCAGGCCAAATCGGCAACATCGTTGAGAAGTTTATCGAAGGTGGTAACGATAAAATTATCCTGTGTGACCGCGGCGCAAACTTCGGTTATGATAACTTAGTGGTTGATATGCTTGGTTTTAACGTCATGATGCAGGCTTCTAATGGTTGCCCTGTGATTTTTGACGTAACACATTCACTGCAATGCCGTGATCCATTTGGCGCTGCATCAGGTGGTCGTCGTGGTCAAGTTGCTGAACTGGCAAGAGCGGGAATGGCAGTAGGGTTAGCTGGCCTATTCCTTGAATCTCACCCAGACCCAGATAACGCGCGTTGTGATGGTCCTTCTGCATTACCATTAAATAAATTAGAGCCATTCTTACAACAAGTTAAAGCTATTGACGAAGTTGTAAAAAGCTTCCCTACGTTGGACACCAACAGCTAA
- a CDS encoding TIGR01212 family radical SAM protein (This family includes YhcC from E. coli K-12, an uncharacterized radical SAM protein.) gives MQLNDVVSMFGADLQRRYGEKIHKVTLHGGFSCPNRDGTLGRGGCTFCNVSSFSDEKQSEQPITLQIQQQISRISRANRYLAYFQAYTSTYDEVHRLKQLYEEALQQADMVGLCVGTRPDCVPDAVLSLLADYRQQGYEIWLELGLQTAHDKTLHRINRGHDFAAYQATTQKARALGLKVCTHLICGLPNEDAAMNMQTLEAILACGTDGIKLHPLHIVEGSIMAKSWRAGRLTTLSLEEYTATAGEMIRHTPTDILYHRISASARKPTLLAPQWCENRWVGMNSLYQYLLTNGGQGSAL, from the coding sequence ATGCAATTAAATGATGTTGTTTCCATGTTCGGCGCTGATCTCCAGCGCCGATATGGTGAAAAAATTCATAAAGTCACCTTACATGGTGGCTTTAGCTGCCCAAACCGTGATGGCACGTTGGGACGAGGTGGCTGCACGTTTTGTAATGTGTCATCCTTCAGTGATGAGAAACAGTCTGAACAACCCATTACCCTTCAAATCCAGCAACAAATTTCCCGAATCTCTCGTGCCAATCGCTATTTGGCGTATTTCCAAGCCTATACCAGCACTTACGACGAAGTACATCGCTTAAAACAGCTGTATGAAGAGGCGCTACAACAGGCTGATATGGTTGGTTTATGTGTAGGCACTCGCCCTGATTGTGTGCCTGACGCAGTATTATCATTGCTGGCGGATTATCGCCAACAAGGCTATGAAATTTGGTTAGAACTCGGCTTACAAACCGCTCATGACAAAACATTGCACCGTATTAATCGCGGTCATGATTTTGCTGCTTATCAAGCGACAACGCAAAAAGCTCGAGCGCTGGGACTCAAGGTTTGTACCCATTTGATTTGCGGTCTACCAAACGAAGATGCAGCCATGAACATGCAAACATTAGAGGCGATTTTGGCGTGCGGTACTGATGGCATCAAACTGCATCCATTGCATATTGTTGAGGGCAGCATTATGGCAAAAAGCTGGCGAGCAGGCCGTTTAACAACACTATCTTTAGAGGAATATACCGCAACTGCAGGTGAGATGATCCGCCATACTCCCACCGATATTTTGTACCATCGTATCAGTGCCAGCGCGAGAAAACCGACACTATTAGCGCCACAATGGTGTGAAAACCGTTGGGTAGGCATGAACAGTTTGTATCAGTATTTGCTCACTAATGGTGGGCAAGGCTCTGCGTTATAG
- a CDS encoding tetratricopeptide repeat protein, whose protein sequence is MYPILSTIKNTSRQFCLGAVGLMFSLHAMAQYDITPEDKKIFEQTKTAAQNNDAKAQYELAGMYLSGIGVLQNQNNAKLWAEKSAQAGNADAYSLLADITLISGDRTFTEEFVKAREYATKAVAGGSIRGKISLAETLITPESGDVDYPRAITLLEEVSALNDKDYFNAPLWLGIIYYDGNGVPQDEKKALEWFAKADALTFAGFAEGMASFQFNDGNNGAVRDDEQKATKLRGIACELGKTEGNEMYCY, encoded by the coding sequence ATGTACCCAATCCTCTCCACTATTAAAAATACCAGCCGCCAATTTTGCTTAGGCGCGGTGGGCTTAATGTTCTCACTACATGCAATGGCGCAATACGATATTACGCCTGAAGATAAGAAAATATTTGAACAGACCAAAACGGCGGCTCAAAACAATGACGCTAAAGCACAATATGAATTAGCTGGAATGTATTTGTCGGGAATTGGTGTATTACAAAATCAAAACAATGCCAAGTTATGGGCAGAAAAATCAGCACAAGCAGGCAATGCAGATGCGTATTCACTATTGGCGGATATTACGTTAATTAGTGGGGATAGAACGTTTACTGAGGAGTTTGTCAAAGCCCGTGAATATGCGACTAAAGCCGTTGCTGGTGGGAGTATTCGAGGAAAGATAAGTTTAGCTGAAACGTTGATTACGCCTGAGTCGGGTGACGTTGATTACCCACGCGCCATTACGCTACTTGAGGAAGTGAGTGCATTAAATGACAAAGATTATTTTAATGCGCCTTTATGGCTAGGCATCATTTATTATGATGGAAATGGGGTGCCGCAAGATGAGAAAAAAGCCTTGGAGTGGTTTGCGAAAGCGGATGCATTAACCTTTGCTGGCTTTGCAGAAGGTATGGCTTCATTTCAATTTAATGATGGTAACAATGGTGCCGTCAGAGATGACGAACAGAAAGCGACAAAACTCCGTGGAATAGCTTGCGAATTAGGTAAAACCGAAGGTAACGAAATGTACTGCTACTGA
- the dauA gene encoding C4-dicarboxylic acid transporter DauA, with protein MSTKNINRLRPFSALIDSCWKEKYTAARFMKDLIAGITVGIIAIPLAMALAIASGVPPQYGLYTAAIAGIVIAISGGSRYSVSGPTAAFVVILYPVSQQYGLSGLLVATLMSGIILLAMGFARFGKFIEYIPVSVTLGFTSGIAITIATMQIKDFFGLHMEHVPENYVDKVIALTKAFPTLQYSDTLIGLATLLVLIFWPKLKVRLPGHLPAIIVGTLIMWGLTLFDIQVETIGSKFSYLLPDGTQGNGIPPILPQFMLPWELPGSAPISWSMITALMPAALSMAVLGAIESLLCAVVLDNMTGKKHHSNSELIGQGLGNIAAPFFGGITATAAIARSAANVRAGATSPISAIVHSILVLLTLLILAPLLSYLPLAAMSSLLLIVAWNMSAAGKVFTLIRRAPKDDIIVLLLCMSLTVLFDMVIAITVGIVIASLLFMRRIANMTRVTQLPETQEDKSLLVVRVNGPLFFAAAERIFDELRVKSHGYETIVMQWDAVPVFDAGGLEAFHKFIDIVRKDTHIIVCDIPFQPLKTLARANVRPIDGVLSFQNSLKSALEEVHQIQENKKQLKS; from the coding sequence ATGAGTACAAAAAATATTAATAGATTGCGCCCTTTTAGCGCATTGATTGATTCCTGTTGGAAAGAGAAATACACCGCAGCCCGCTTTATGAAGGATTTAATTGCGGGTATTACCGTTGGGATTATTGCAATTCCACTGGCTATGGCACTCGCTATAGCCAGTGGTGTTCCACCTCAATATGGTCTTTACACCGCCGCCATTGCGGGGATTGTTATCGCGATTTCGGGTGGTTCCCGTTACAGCGTTTCTGGGCCAACTGCGGCCTTTGTGGTTATCTTATACCCCGTATCTCAACAATATGGTCTCAGTGGCTTATTAGTCGCGACATTAATGTCAGGGATTATCTTGCTGGCGATGGGTTTTGCTCGCTTCGGTAAGTTTATCGAATATATTCCTGTGTCCGTCACGCTTGGCTTCACATCGGGGATTGCGATTACGATTGCGACCATGCAAATCAAAGATTTTTTTGGTCTGCATATGGAGCATGTCCCTGAAAACTATGTGGATAAAGTAATTGCGCTGACTAAAGCATTTCCAACCTTGCAATACAGTGACACCTTAATTGGGCTTGCGACTTTATTGGTGCTGATTTTCTGGCCTAAACTCAAAGTTCGCCTACCGGGACACTTACCTGCAATTATTGTCGGTACCCTGATCATGTGGGGGCTAACCCTGTTTGATATACAGGTGGAAACTATCGGCTCTAAATTTAGCTATTTATTACCTGATGGAACTCAAGGTAACGGTATTCCACCTATTCTGCCGCAGTTTATGTTGCCTTGGGAGTTACCGGGTAGTGCACCAATCAGTTGGTCGATGATCACCGCACTGATGCCTGCCGCATTGTCGATGGCTGTTCTTGGTGCAATTGAGTCCCTATTGTGTGCCGTCGTACTCGACAACATGACAGGGAAAAAGCACCATTCCAATAGTGAACTTATTGGTCAAGGGCTAGGAAATATTGCCGCCCCATTCTTTGGTGGGATCACCGCAACCGCGGCGATTGCCCGTTCAGCTGCAAACGTTCGTGCAGGTGCAACATCCCCTATTTCCGCCATTGTACACTCTATTTTAGTGTTGCTGACCTTGCTTATTTTAGCGCCGTTACTCTCCTATTTACCGCTAGCAGCAATGTCTTCTCTACTGCTTATTGTGGCTTGGAATATGAGCGCCGCTGGCAAAGTGTTCACGTTGATCCGCCGCGCTCCAAAAGATGACATTATTGTTTTACTGCTGTGTATGTCATTGACCGTCCTGTTTGACATGGTTATTGCCATCACTGTCGGGATTGTTATCGCATCGCTACTATTTATGCGTCGAATTGCCAATATGACACGCGTGACTCAGTTACCAGAGACTCAAGAAGATAAAAGCCTGCTGGTTGTGCGAGTGAATGGGCCACTGTTCTTTGCTGCCGCAGAGCGCATTTTTGATGAACTACGGGTGAAAAGTCATGGCTATGAAACAATTGTGATGCAGTGGGATGCCGTGCCAGTATTTGATGCTGGTGGGTTAGAAGCCTTCCATAAATTTATTGATATCGTTCGTAAAGACACCCACATTATTGTGTGTGATATTCCATTCCAGCCGCTGAAAACATTAGCGCGTGCCAATGTTCGTCCGATTGATGGCGTGCTCAGCTTCCAAAATTCACTGAAAAGTGCATTAGAAGAAGTTCATCAGATTCAGGAAAATAAAAAGCAGCTTAAGTCATAA
- a CDS encoding phosphatase PAP2/dual specificity phosphatase family protein — protein sequence MIHLAQDTRPTSRRQIWLYGLFWLLFLAPFFFLTYGQVNNYTATLLNVPSYVYGWETHIPFLPWTIIPYWSIDLFYGLSLFICVTRREQCIHGLRLVAASLIACAGFLLFPLKFSFPRPETNGAFGWMFDSLELFDLPYNQAPSLHIILLWLLWLRFRAHTPTQWRWVLHSWSLLILISVLTTWQHHFIDVITGFAVGVVISYLLPINTRWQWRYTGSPRSLKIAKNYGLGAITCYALAFFVQGAAWWLLWPAIALTFVTLGYLGAGASVFQKTASGQVSPSATLVLLPYRLIAWGTYHYYAKRCQQPSMVNEKIVLGGRPLYPLQTQAVLDMTCEWPRNNYSQGKNYCSQPQIDLLPLSPEDIDKAVTTMDRLAQSGSVYVHCKLGYSRSATVVVAWMVHQNMAKNINEAIAHVEQVRPQVILNSATVEQLHHWYQQFHVRRTHQ from the coding sequence ATGATCCATTTAGCCCAAGATACGCGCCCGACATCACGACGCCAGATTTGGCTCTATGGATTATTTTGGTTGCTATTCTTAGCCCCTTTTTTCTTTTTAACCTATGGGCAAGTCAATAATTACACCGCGACACTGCTCAATGTGCCCTCTTATGTGTATGGGTGGGAAACACACATTCCATTTTTGCCATGGACCATCATTCCCTATTGGAGCATCGATCTGTTCTATGGGCTTTCCTTGTTTATCTGTGTCACCCGTCGTGAGCAATGTATCCATGGTTTGCGTTTAGTTGCTGCCTCCCTCATCGCCTGTGCTGGCTTTTTACTTTTTCCACTTAAATTCAGCTTTCCTCGCCCAGAAACCAATGGAGCATTCGGCTGGATGTTCGATAGCTTAGAGCTGTTTGACTTACCCTATAACCAAGCCCCTTCCCTGCATATTATTTTACTGTGGTTACTGTGGTTACGTTTTAGGGCGCATACTCCAACCCAATGGCGCTGGGTACTACACAGTTGGTCACTCCTTATTTTGATCTCCGTTCTTACCACATGGCAGCACCATTTTATCGACGTGATCACTGGCTTCGCCGTTGGTGTCGTCATCAGCTACTTGTTACCCATTAACACTCGCTGGCAATGGCGCTATACCGGTAGCCCTCGTAGCCTGAAAATAGCGAAAAACTATGGGCTTGGCGCTATCACCTGCTATGCTCTCGCCTTTTTCGTGCAAGGTGCAGCATGGTGGCTCCTATGGCCTGCAATAGCCTTAACTTTCGTCACACTAGGCTATTTAGGTGCTGGTGCTTCGGTATTCCAGAAAACAGCCTCTGGACAGGTTTCTCCTTCTGCCACATTAGTTTTACTTCCTTATCGCCTAATTGCTTGGGGTACCTATCATTACTATGCCAAGCGCTGTCAGCAACCCAGTATGGTGAACGAAAAAATTGTTTTGGGAGGACGCCCGTTATATCCGCTGCAAACTCAAGCCGTTCTCGATATGACTTGCGAGTGGCCTCGCAATAACTACAGCCAAGGTAAAAATTATTGTAGCCAGCCACAAATTGATTTGTTACCTCTAAGCCCCGAGGATATTGATAAAGCTGTTACGACTATGGATAGACTCGCCCAAAGTGGCTCGGTGTATGTTCACTGCAAGTTAGGTTATTCCCGTAGTGCGACGGTGGTTGTGGCTTGGATGGTGCATCAAAACATGGCAAAAAATATCAATGAGGCAATCGCCCATGTGGAACAAGTTCGCCCTCAGGTGATTTTAAATTCAGCGACTGTTGAGCAGTTACATCACTGGTATCAGCAATTTCATGTACGGAGAACACACCAATGA
- a CDS encoding bifunctional alpha/beta hydrolase/class I SAM-dependent methyltransferase, protein MNAQTDYSTQRPIVESQFTTSDHTNLFYRYWPTEQITDKAIILFHRGHEHSGRVAHLVDELNLPDFAMFAWDARGHGRNEGPRGYSPSLGTSIRDVDEFVHYVSEQYQIPLENIIVIGQSVGAVLVSTWVHDYAPKIRGMVLASPAFKVKLYVPFARTGLGLMQKIRGLFYVNSYVKAKFLTHDEQRIHSFDNDPLITRPIAVNILLELYTTADRVVADAAAITLPTQLFISGSDHVVHHKPQHQFYERLNTPIKEKHILPGFYHDTLGEKERHIPIEMIRQFVDKLFALPLYQHDYQFEDTWSTSADEFRSLSVPLPQYCPKNLAYKIMSKAMSTLGKASEGVRIGYDKGFDSGSTLDYVYRNEAQGSGLFGRIIDRQYLNSIGWQGIRQRKVNIENIIRQAIRELTNNGKPVRIMDIAAGQGRYIFDAINDYGKVDSVLLRDYSPINVEQGRLHIKERYLEDKVRFEEGNAFDADDLAAVSPAPTLGIVSGLYELFPSNELIRASLDGLSRAIPSGGLLVYTCQPWHPQVEMIARVLPSHQGGQAWVMRCRSQGEMDALVEEAGFEKITQSIDNWGIFSVSLARRR, encoded by the coding sequence TTTCACCGTGGTCATGAGCACTCTGGTCGTGTTGCGCATTTAGTGGATGAGTTGAACCTCCCTGATTTTGCTATGTTTGCGTGGGATGCTCGTGGACACGGTCGTAATGAAGGTCCTCGTGGCTATAGCCCATCTCTAGGCACTTCCATCCGTGATGTAGATGAATTTGTCCATTACGTATCAGAGCAATATCAGATCCCACTCGAAAATATTATTGTTATTGGTCAAAGTGTTGGGGCAGTCTTGGTCTCTACATGGGTGCATGATTATGCGCCTAAAATCCGTGGTATGGTGCTAGCTTCCCCGGCATTTAAGGTCAAACTGTACGTCCCATTTGCCCGTACAGGCTTAGGGTTAATGCAAAAAATTCGCGGTTTGTTCTACGTTAATTCTTATGTAAAAGCCAAGTTTTTAACCCACGATGAGCAACGCATTCATTCGTTTGACAATGACCCACTGATCACGCGCCCAATTGCCGTGAACATTCTTCTGGAGTTGTATACAACTGCAGACCGTGTGGTCGCGGATGCTGCAGCCATCACTTTGCCAACCCAGTTGTTTATTTCTGGTAGTGACCATGTGGTGCACCATAAACCACAGCATCAATTTTATGAGCGCCTAAATACCCCAATTAAAGAGAAGCATATTCTTCCCGGTTTTTATCACGACACATTAGGTGAAAAAGAGCGCCACATTCCTATCGAAATGATCCGTCAATTTGTTGATAAATTATTCGCTCTGCCACTGTATCAACATGATTACCAATTCGAAGATACCTGGAGCACCAGTGCCGACGAATTCCGCTCATTGAGTGTGCCGCTGCCACAGTACTGCCCGAAAAATCTTGCTTATAAGATCATGAGCAAGGCCATGAGCACATTGGGTAAAGCATCTGAAGGCGTGCGTATTGGCTACGATAAAGGCTTTGACTCGGGTTCTACCCTCGACTATGTCTATCGCAATGAGGCGCAAGGTTCCGGTCTATTTGGTCGTATAATCGATAGGCAGTACCTCAACAGTATTGGCTGGCAAGGGATCCGCCAGCGTAAAGTCAACATTGAAAACATTATTCGCCAAGCTATTCGTGAACTGACTAATAACGGAAAGCCTGTTCGTATTATGGATATTGCCGCAGGCCAAGGCCGCTACATCTTTGATGCCATTAATGACTACGGAAAAGTCGATTCCGTTCTACTGCGTGACTACAGCCCAATTAACGTTGAGCAAGGCCGTTTACACATCAAAGAGCGTTACTTAGAGGATAAAGTTCGCTTTGAAGAAGGTAATGCATTTGATGCCGACGATCTCGCAGCAGTTTCTCCAGCGCCGACGCTGGGGATTGTCAGTGGTCTGTATGAGCTCTTCCCAAGCAATGAGCTGATCCGCGCTTCCCTTGATGGGCTTTCCCGTGCCATTCCATCCGGCGGCTTACTCGTCTATACCTGCCAGCCATGGCACCCACAAGTTGAGATGATCGCTCGAGTTCTGCCAAGTCACCAAGGTGGGCAAGCGTGGGTAATGCGCTGCCGTAGCCAAGGCGAAATGGATGCTTTAGTCGAAGAAGCTGGCTTCGAAAAAATCACACAATCCATCGACAACTGGGGCATTTTTAGCGTTTCCCTTGCAAGACGCCGCTAA